CGCCAGCGACGCGTGGTGCGCGCCGGGAGCGAGCATCGGGCTGCCCATGGTCACGATGCCGGACACGAGGTCCGGGCGCCGGGCCGCGACGCCGCGCGCGAGCATGCCGCCGAGGCTGTGGCCCACGACGCGCACCCGCGAGCCACGGCGCTGGGAGATCTCCTCCAGCCGTTCCTCGAGCTGGGCCGCGGCCGCCAGGGTGCACCCGACGTTGGCGCGGATGTCGGCGCGGTAGGTGCGGAAGCCCGCATGGCGCAGGGTGCGGCTCATCGGCGCGAGCGAGGAGTCGCCGGCGAGGAAGCCCGGGACCAGCAGCACGGGCTCGCCGACGCGCACCGGGCGCGAGCCGTAGGGCGTACGCCGTCGGGCACCGCGTGTCGTGAGGGCCTGCACGGCGTAGCGCGAGGCCTCTGTCACCAGCGACCCCTCGCGCAGCACCGCTGCCACCGACGGCTGGGAGAAGCCTTCCGGTGTCAGGAACGACGCCACTGTGCGCTGGGTCACAATCATCGAACCTAGCCCAGAACCCGCAAGGAACGGGGGACGTGGGTCACTCTT
This sequence is a window from Nocardioides sp. S5. Protein-coding genes within it:
- a CDS encoding alpha/beta fold hydrolase — protein: MTQRTVASFLTPEGFSQPSVAAVLREGSLVTEASRYAVQALTTRGARRRTPYGSRPVRVGEPVLLVPGFLAGDSSLAPMSRTLRHAGFRTYRADIRANVGCTLAAAAQLEERLEEISQRRGSRVRVVGHSLGGMLARGVAARRPDLVSGIVTMGSPMLAPGAHHASLARSVDLLVRLNRAGLRNLMAEDCVAGQCAQESFEQARAVLVADVDFTAIFSRRDGIVDWRACVDPAAVAVEVRSSHVGMAFDPVVITAVAAALRPVGVASVVEVDRGEIA